A single window of uncultured Pseudodesulfovibrio sp. DNA harbors:
- a CDS encoding HD domain-containing protein: MSQPFKDAVGFCKTIMRNGYDAYVINVRLQALTLDETGDEKELDICTEAGLSELQKYFPNLEESQDKGILGYLMEGGVKYYFYPADVTEASYTDEAVSVMTPRLLKRLEQRGDIPLSAVCPFIPKAKDMYADFADFSEGKIRFKGVPDQALKKDYSLAYRALRFAANFDKEIEANSWIAIVRNARRVLDYVPMSDFLDEWRKVEAEAMYKFFRLLFDSMLLHGLIPEVAALSRVHQIKNPEEGSEETVLEHTFDVMKAYPEELPYDWYGTVACLFHDVGKLYTAEFYEEKWNFLQHHRVGAKVSRKILKRLRFEEQDIDLVCDLVQNHMRPHFMLTDKGIRRLRSLDEYPRIMEMVKADIKARGASWREFNHNLKMAERADIPEDEIEPFMDGNRIMTLTGLKPGPIVGQIRDELLKAQIADDVVTDEDAEKFVIDYVKKNQCKGTTC; this comes from the coding sequence ATGAGTCAGCCTTTCAAAGATGCTGTCGGCTTTTGTAAAACCATCATGCGCAACGGTTACGATGCGTATGTTATCAATGTTCGCCTCCAGGCTTTGACTCTGGACGAAACGGGCGACGAAAAAGAACTCGACATCTGCACTGAGGCCGGTCTTTCCGAGCTTCAAAAATATTTTCCCAATCTCGAAGAATCTCAGGATAAGGGCATTCTCGGTTATCTGATGGAAGGCGGCGTGAAGTACTACTTCTACCCCGCAGACGTCACCGAGGCTTCCTATACGGATGAGGCCGTGTCTGTCATGACACCTCGTCTGTTGAAGCGGCTGGAACAGCGCGGGGATATTCCCTTGTCCGCTGTCTGTCCATTCATCCCTAAGGCCAAGGACATGTACGCCGATTTTGCTGATTTTTCCGAAGGTAAAATCCGTTTCAAGGGTGTCCCGGATCAGGCCCTCAAAAAGGATTACTCCTTGGCATATCGTGCTCTGCGATTTGCGGCCAATTTTGACAAGGAAATCGAGGCCAACTCCTGGATTGCCATTGTACGTAATGCTCGGCGAGTGCTTGACTATGTCCCCATGTCCGACTTTTTGGATGAATGGCGCAAGGTCGAAGCCGAGGCCATGTACAAGTTCTTTCGCCTGCTCTTTGATTCCATGCTTCTGCATGGCCTGATTCCTGAGGTTGCGGCTTTGTCCCGTGTCCATCAGATTAAGAATCCCGAAGAGGGTTCCGAAGAGACTGTGCTTGAGCACACCTTTGACGTGATGAAGGCGTATCCCGAAGAATTGCCTTATGATTGGTACGGCACCGTTGCGTGTCTGTTCCATGATGTGGGCAAGCTTTACACGGCTGAGTTTTACGAGGAAAAGTGGAATTTTCTTCAGCATCACCGTGTGGGAGCCAAGGTTTCCCGTAAGATACTCAAGCGCCTGCGTTTTGAGGAACAGGATATCGACCTTGTGTGCGATTTAGTCCAGAACCACATGCGGCCTCACTTCATGCTCACAGATAAGGGCATCCGCCGTCTGCGTTCTCTGGATGAATATCCACGTATCATGGAAATGGTTAAAGCGGACATTAAGGCCCGTGGCGCTTCCTGGCGCGAATTTAACCATAACCTCAAGATGGCTGAACGCGCCGATATCCCGGAAGACGAGATTGAGCCGTTTATGGACGGTAATCGAATCATGACGCTCACCGGGCTTAAACCCGGTCCCATTGTCGGTCAGATTCGCGACGAACTGCTCAAAGCACAAATCGCGGACGATGTTGTCACCGACGAAGATGCCGAAAAGTTTGTCATCGATTATGTTAAAAAGAATCAATGCAAAGGCACGACCTGCTAG
- a CDS encoding cytochrome ubiquinol oxidase subunit I: MEYPIWQLTTLAGGFWIAFIATIHVYVAHFAVGGGLFLVLTEQAAYRTNNMHLLEWAKKHTRFFLLLTMAFGGVSGVAIWFTIALIAPEATITLIHQFVFGWAAEWVCFLGEIVALIIYYYTWNTMNRRDHVIVGWLYFIFGWFSLFLINGIIGFMLTPGDWLQTKDFWDGFFNPSFWPSLVFRTFFSAACAGLFGFVTATRIKDDDTRMLAVRSCSVWTTLGVLAVIVSGWWYIAALPAGQYEMVAFKSHRVAAFMQWFWMFSLATLIGGLLLAIRAPRLISFPLALVVLLAGQGLFGSFEFVREAGRKPYLIWDTVYSTSIVKAHMPIINQNGAIASAKWAPPELKEGITEDNWKQAGAFLYQLECSACHSIGGPMNDIRKRTAVFNTNGLDALLTGMGKLNKYMPPFAGTPDERMILARYISEELNNKTPMDPVELPELESVEPVAFGSDTSEYVLTAWCARGAGFYAQSDKWTLLPPSNTLRAQLILRGPGPERVLEDIVITYQVENGFKGNPLSGTLALNEEFERFEAKLAIQSQANGAYNPLPVINLEARNDAGEILATARVALPTSDQMGCRNCHGGEWAQGDSGVASVTVENILAVHDRMNRTDLSNRKGVVECASCHDDPMQDTDGKNKRLNLSAAIHGIHAVYLAGREAEDSCLKCHPESTLRGQHDLGGFVCTDCHGAMEDHAISLLKAEKDQSIPGADRLLGLIIPQTLGNQDAINPRTPWLNEPDCLTCHVDFQPPETDSAFNSWTDGSATLYAARRDEMDAMHCGACHGSPHAIYPASDRDNVMPLQYMDEAQAIGTNGTCVVCHGETMEDAVHHPGMGLE; this comes from the coding sequence ATGGAATATCCCATCTGGCAACTCACGACTCTGGCCGGCGGCTTCTGGATCGCCTTTATCGCGACCATCCACGTCTACGTAGCCCATTTCGCTGTCGGAGGAGGACTGTTCCTCGTCCTGACCGAACAAGCGGCATACCGCACCAACAACATGCACCTGCTTGAATGGGCAAAAAAACACACCCGCTTTTTCCTGCTCCTGACTATGGCTTTCGGTGGTGTATCCGGCGTGGCAATCTGGTTCACCATCGCTCTCATAGCACCTGAGGCGACCATCACACTCATCCATCAATTCGTATTTGGATGGGCTGCCGAGTGGGTCTGTTTCCTCGGCGAAATCGTCGCGCTCATAATATATTACTATACATGGAACACCATGAACCGCCGCGACCACGTCATCGTGGGCTGGCTTTATTTCATCTTCGGTTGGTTCTCCCTGTTCCTCATCAACGGCATCATCGGCTTCATGCTCACGCCTGGAGACTGGTTGCAAACCAAAGACTTCTGGGACGGCTTTTTTAACCCGTCTTTCTGGCCTTCATTGGTCTTCCGCACCTTCTTCAGCGCGGCCTGTGCCGGTCTTTTCGGATTCGTTACGGCCACACGCATCAAGGACGACGACACGCGCATGCTCGCGGTGCGCTCCTGTTCAGTCTGGACAACCCTTGGTGTATTGGCCGTCATTGTGTCAGGTTGGTGGTACATAGCCGCTCTCCCTGCCGGACAATATGAAATGGTCGCGTTCAAATCCCACCGTGTCGCCGCATTCATGCAATGGTTCTGGATGTTCAGTCTGGCAACACTTATCGGGGGCCTGCTGCTCGCCATCCGAGCCCCACGACTCATCAGTTTCCCGCTGGCACTGGTCGTCCTTCTGGCCGGACAAGGACTTTTCGGTTCCTTTGAATTCGTACGCGAAGCCGGACGCAAGCCGTATCTTATCTGGGATACGGTCTATTCAACGTCCATCGTCAAGGCGCATATGCCGATCATCAACCAGAACGGAGCCATTGCCTCTGCCAAATGGGCACCGCCGGAACTCAAGGAAGGCATCACCGAAGACAACTGGAAGCAAGCCGGCGCATTCCTGTATCAGCTCGAATGTTCCGCCTGCCATTCAATCGGCGGTCCCATGAACGATATTCGCAAACGCACCGCCGTATTCAACACCAACGGGTTGGACGCTCTGCTCACTGGCATGGGCAAGCTCAACAAATACATGCCACCTTTTGCCGGAACCCCGGACGAGCGCATGATTCTGGCCAGGTACATCAGTGAAGAACTGAACAACAAGACTCCTATGGACCCAGTAGAGTTACCGGAGTTGGAATCGGTCGAGCCTGTAGCCTTTGGCTCGGATACTTCGGAATACGTACTCACGGCATGGTGTGCACGCGGTGCAGGATTCTATGCCCAAAGCGACAAGTGGACCCTGCTGCCGCCTTCCAACACGTTACGCGCACAGCTCATCCTGCGCGGTCCCGGCCCCGAACGTGTACTTGAAGACATCGTCATTACCTATCAGGTGGAAAACGGTTTCAAGGGTAATCCCTTATCCGGCACACTCGCCCTCAACGAAGAGTTCGAACGATTCGAAGCCAAACTTGCCATTCAATCTCAGGCCAATGGCGCATACAATCCATTGCCTGTTATCAACCTTGAAGCACGCAACGACGCCGGGGAAATTCTAGCCACTGCCCGAGTCGCACTACCTACTTCCGACCAAATGGGGTGCCGCAATTGTCACGGCGGCGAATGGGCACAGGGAGACTCAGGTGTTGCCAGCGTCACGGTCGAAAACATTCTGGCTGTACATGACCGCATGAACCGCACCGATCTCTCCAATCGCAAGGGAGTAGTCGAGTGTGCGTCCTGTCATGACGACCCGATGCAGGACACGGACGGCAAAAACAAACGGCTCAACCTGTCCGCCGCCATTCATGGTATTCACGCCGTGTATCTCGCCGGACGCGAGGCCGAGGATTCCTGTCTCAAATGTCACCCGGAATCCACCCTACGCGGGCAGCATGACCTCGGCGGATTCGTTTGTACGGATTGCCATGGAGCCATGGAAGATCACGCGATCTCCTTGCTCAAGGCGGAAAAGGATCAGTCCATTCCCGGTGCTGACAGGTTACTCGGTCTGATCATCCCACAAACTCTGGGCAATCAGGACGCCATCAATCCACGCACCCCGTGGTTAAACGAACCAGATTGTCTGACCTGTCACGTGGATTTCCAACCACCGGAAACCGACTCGGCTTTCAACTCCTGGACCGATGGCTCTGCCACGCTCTATGCGGCTCGACGCGACGAGATGGATGCCATGCATTGCGGCGCCTGTCACGGCAGCCCGCACGCCATCTACCCGGCATCCGATCGCGACAATGTCATGCCGCTCCAATACATGGATGAAGCTCAAGCCATTGGAACCAACGGAACCTGCGTCGTCTGCCACGGCGAAACCATGGAAGACGCAGTACATCATCCAGGTATGGGATTGGAATAA